From one Microbacterium sp. 10M-3C3 genomic stretch:
- a CDS encoding MarR family transcriptional regulator: MTDRRLAVEAWESLFRAQHEVFEHIAGDFSGTDLAQGEYDVLLTVTRAPGMTARLREVTANMLISQPSVSRLVDRMVARGLIEKCPDPDDGRGALVRATEAGATAFRRIAAVHAASIAERMSPLTHDELVALRDLTAKLRGRAVDGV, from the coding sequence ATGACCGATCGCCGCCTCGCCGTGGAGGCGTGGGAGAGCCTCTTCCGCGCCCAGCACGAGGTGTTCGAGCACATCGCCGGCGACTTCAGCGGCACCGATCTCGCCCAGGGCGAGTACGACGTCCTGCTCACCGTCACGCGCGCGCCCGGCATGACCGCGCGCCTGCGGGAGGTCACCGCGAACATGCTCATCAGCCAGCCGAGCGTGTCGCGCCTGGTCGATCGGATGGTCGCTCGCGGCCTCATCGAGAAGTGCCCCGACCCCGACGACGGTCGCGGCGCGCTCGTGCGCGCCACCGAGGCCGGTGCCACCGCGTTCCGCCGCATCGCGGCCGTGCACGCCGCATCCATCGCCGAACGGATGTCGCCGCTCACCCACGACGAGCTCGTCGCACTGCGCGACCTCACCGCGAAGCTGCGCGGCCGCGCCGTCGACGGCGTCTAG